From the Actinomycetes bacterium genome, the window GCGGTGTAGCTGGTCTCGTAGGCGATTGGGGATTGGTAGCGGCACCAGGTGTGGCGTCGCTTGGTGTTGTAGCGGGTGAGCCACTTGAAGAGTTGGCGGTGGCAGGTGAGCTCGTCGGCCCAGCACGCGGAGTCTTGGAGGACCTCGCGTTTGAGGGCGGCGTTGAACGACTCTGCGAGGGCGTTGTCGGCCGAGGAGCCGACGGCGCCCATGGACTGGGTGACACCGAGGTCGGCGCACAGCCGTGCGTAGTCCTTCGAGGTGTAGACCGACCCGTGGTCGCTGTGGAAGATCGCCCCGGCCAAGCTGCCGCGGGTCGCGGCGGCAGCCTTGAGCGCGTCGGCGACGAGCTCGGTGCGCATGTGGTCGGCGACCGCCCAGCCGACCAGGCGGCGGGAGTAGCAGTCGATGACGGTGGCCAGGTACAGGTTGCTGCCGTCGGCCAGCGGCAGGTAGGTGATGTCGCCGACGTAGCGTCGGTTCGGTGCGTCAGCGGTGAAGTCGCGGTTGAGCAGGTCGGGGACTTTGTGGTCGGCCTGCTCGGGGATCGTGGTGCGCACCCGGCGCTTCTTGACGTAGCCGGCGATCCCGACGGCGCGCATGACCCGCGCGACGCGTTTGTGGTTGACCCGCTCGGCCGGCGGGACGCCGTCGTTGAGCTCCGCGGTCACCCGTGGCGCACCAAGGGTGTTGTCCGCGTCGTGGATGGCCCGGATCCGCTGGGCCAGAGCCGTGTCGGCCGCAGTACGGGCGGCCCGGGCCGGTGCACCTGCCTTCCACGCGTAGTAGGAGGATCGCTCGACCTCGACGGCCTCGCACAGTCGCTTCACCTCGAAGGTGGCGGAGTTATCGGCGACGAACTGGAAGCGACTCACCAGCGCGTCTCCCCGGCGAAATACTTGGCCGCCCGCTGGAGGATCTCCCGCTCCGTGGACAGCTTCTTCTCGTTGACCTCGAGCTCGGCGACGCGGGCCTCAAGGCGAGCAATCCTCTGCTGCGGTGTCTCATCACCTGCCCCTGAAGGGCTCGCTGGCGGCGCCTTGGACCGCAGGGTGCTGGTGGTCAACGTCCCGTCCGCAGCGGTCTTCTTGCCGGTGCCATACGCCTGCAGCCAGTGGCGCAGCGTGCCCCGCACGATGCCCAAGTCCTCAGCGATACCGCGGACCGTGGCCCCCGGCGTGGACTCGTACAAGTCGACGGCCTGACGACGGAACTCCTCGGAGTAGTTCTTCCTGGCCATGGTTGTGGATCATCTCGCTCTCACCCACACAGATGC encodes:
- a CDS encoding IS3 family transposase (programmed frameshift), whose product is MARKNYSEEFRRQAVDLYESTPGATVRGIAEDLGIVRGTLRHWLQAYGTGKKTAADGTLTTSTLRSKAPPASPSGAGDETPQQRIARLEARVAELEVNEKKLSTEREILQRAAKYFGRGDALVSRFQFVADNSATFEVKRLCEAVEVERSSYYAWKAGAPARAARTAADTALAQRIRAIHDADNTLGAPRVTAELNDGVPPAERVNHKRVARVMRAVGIAGYVKKRRVRTTIPEQADHKVPDLLNRDFTADAPNRRYVGDITYLPLADGSNLYLATVIDCYSRRLVGWAVADHMRTELVADALKAAAATRGSLAGAIFHSDHGSVYTSKDYARLCADLGVTQSMGAVGSSADNALAESFNAALKREVLQDSACWADELTCHRQLFKWLTRYNTKRRHTWCRYQSPIAYETSYTATLPTAA